A genomic stretch from Gopherus evgoodei ecotype Sinaloan lineage chromosome 18, rGopEvg1_v1.p, whole genome shotgun sequence includes:
- the LOC115637051 gene encoding collagen alpha-1(IV) chain-like, whose protein sequence is MAGRFWLAASTLAMILGMAVTQENVCQAPPGKDGYPGVPGLNGRPGQKGDIGEPGLPGRKSGIRGPKGDEGEPGPPGMPGNQGYRGPNGSPGLPGPPGRKGAKGKSGNIKDQPRPAFSASRKNPRTSGNIVVFDNVITDQDSAYNAEMGQFTCRVPGVYYFAFQVISSGNLCLSLIRNEKKELGVCDSNSRGILQVNSGSSVLQLAKNDRVWLESDPRQGNRVYDGTEADSVFSGFLLFPETQRNAQDRDVKLGQGPGKGAGLSKRPVLASFGHQLPPGWCHSQNSDKPASSPTAAEPSGERGSQRPAPESMTKMAKNVWEPVGLGLALLLLALETTVTGSASHSCYGTPGLPGTPGMPGKDGRDGLKGVKGEPGIPAIPGTRGPKGEKGDPGIPGLPGKNGPMGPPGTRGEPGEYGQPGGPGLPGNYKQKHQSAFSVMRQTGQYPDKNAPVVFNHAITNLSEDYNTTSGKFTCRVPGLYYFVFHTSQTANLCVNMYKNRQKVASFCDHMSNIKQVSSGGLLLRMDAGHQLWLAVNDYNGMVGIAGSDSVFSGFLLFPD, encoded by the exons ATGGCTGGCAGATTCTGGCTGGCAGCCAGCACCCTGGCCATGATCCTGGGCATGGCAGTAACTCAGGAGAACGTGTGTCAAGCACCACCAGGCAAAGATGGCTACCCTGGAGTACCGGGCCTCAACGGGAGGCCAGGGCAGAAAGGCGACATAGGCGAGCCAG GGTTACCGGGAAGAAAGTCGGGAATCCGGGGACCCAAAGGTGACGAaggggaacctgggcctcccGGCATGCCTGGGAACCAGGGCTACAGGGGGCCAAATGGTTCCCCCGGGCTCCCAGGGCCGCCAGGGAGGAAGGGAGCCAAAGGCAAGTCTGGCAATATCAAGGATCAGCCCCGACCCGCCTTCTCGGCCTCCAGGAAGAACCCCCGCACCAGCGGGAACATCGTGGTCTTTGACAACGTCATCACTGACCAGGACAGCGCCTACAACGCCGAGATGGGCCAGTTCACCTGCCGGGTGCCCGGCGTCTACTACTTTGCCTTCCAGGTGATCTCCAGCGGGAACCTCTGCCTCAGCCTCATCCGCAACGAGAAAAAGGAGTTGGGCGTCTGCGACAGCAACAGCCGAGGCATCCTGCAGGTGAACTCAGGGAGCAGCGTGCTCCAGCTGGCCAAGAACGACCGGGTCTGGCTCGAGAGCGACCCCCGCCAAGGCAATCGGGTGTACGACGGCACCGAGGCCGACAGCGTCTTCAGCGGCTTCCTGCTTTTCCCTGAGACCCA AAGAAATGCCCAGGACAGGGATGTGAAACTTGGCCAGGGTCCCGGCAAAGGGGCTGGTCTTTCCAAGAGGCCTGTCCTGGCCTCCTTCGGCCACCAACTTCCTCCTGGCTGGTGTCACAGTCAGAACTCTGACAAGCCAGCCAGCAGCCCCACCGCAGCAGAGCCCTCCGGAGAGCGCGggagccagcgccctgccccagagag TATGACAAAGATGGCCAAGAATGTCTGGGAACCAGTGGGCCTGGGCCTAGCCCTTCTCCTCCTGGCGCTGGAGACCACAGTGACAGGCAGTGCTTCCCACAGCTGCTATGGGACCCCTGGGCTACCTGGCACGCCTGGCATGCCTGGCAAGGATGGCAGAGATGGGCTGAAAGGAGTCAAAGGCGAACCAG GCATTCCGGCCATTCCTGGAACCCGAGGGCCCAAGGGGGAGAAAGGAGACCCCGGCATTCCCGGCCTGCCAGGAAAAAATGGTCCCATGGGTCCCCCTGGCACCCGGGGAGAGCCGGGCGAGTACGGCCAGCCTGGGGGCCCCGGCCTGCCAGGCAATTACAAGCAGAAGCACCAGTCGGCCTTCTCAGTAATGAGGCAGACCGGGCAGTACCCGGACAAGAACGCCCCTGTGGTGTTCAACCACGCCATCACCAACCTCAGCGAGGACTACAACACCACCTCGGGCAAGTTCACCTGCCGTGTGCCTGGCCTCTACTACTTCGTCTTCCACACCTCCCAGACCGCCAACCTCTGTGTCAACATGTACAAGAACCGGCAGAAGGTGGCCAGCTTCTGCGACCACATGTCCAACATCAAGCAGGTCAGCTCTGGGGGTCTCCTGCTGCGCATGGATGCCGGGCACCAGCTCTGGCTGGCAGTCAATGACTACAACGGCATGGTGGGCATTGCTGGCTCCGACAGTGTCTTTTCCGGCTTCCTGCTCTTCCCAGACTAG